In the genome of Nakaseomyces glabratus chromosome K, complete sequence, the window AGAACGTAAAGTTACTCAAATGAAAATACGAAACCCTTTAAAGGAGCTAGCCAGAAATGTAAATTTCCAAGACGATGAAGATAATTCAGAATTTAAAGATTCTTGGGATCTTCAAGCATATCTAAAGATACCACCAGATTTGATGAAATGCTCTCCTGATTGTTTTACCTTGGAACGAATCAAATGCCGCCACCAAATTAAAGTTGTTGCTTCTTTAATTAATCCAGATAACCATATATCAGAACTGAGAGCAACATTATCAATTCAGTTGTATGTGTCGCCTTACATTGAACTTTTTACAAAACCATACAATTCACTATATGTCACTGTCGAGGGTGATGAAAActcattgaagaaagagcACCGGTGGTCTTCAACCCCTTTCAATCAAGATGATAGAAAGATATTCATGAACAGTGGGAACAATGCCAAGATTAATTGCACCTCGTTGGCTCATAATCGCAGTATGAATGGATTGATGGCTCCACCGAATTATGAAATGCATTTCTATGATAAACTATGCCATGATACACCTGTGGGAGGTTCAGCATTGCATAGTCCGATTCATATGACTAATGACTCTATCATTAGCAATGAGGATAGTTTACATAAATTAGACGGCACGTTAAGAGATTTACATTTAGAAGATCGGGATTCAGACTATTACTCAAACATGAATGGCTTGTCTTTGCCTACATCGGCAGGCGAATTCAATAAAATAGATGAAATCCAAGAGCTACCTTCTGATATCAACCTTTCTTATTTCTCAAACGACTACATACTAAAAGATAGGGATGCGGCTAAGTGCTTAAGCCAAAGTAGTAAAGATAGCAATCCCGATCTAAGAAAATTTTCTCGAGTACCTTCATATGATATGGCTGTTTTGACACCTACAATTGATGAGGAGTTACCACCTGTGTATTCAGACAATCCTTCACCCGTAGTGAATACTCCACAGAGTAGAACAGCAAAATCGTTTACACATGAGAAGCACCATCCAGGACTTCATATGAACCTGGCTAGATGCAACAGTGCAGGCCTTGGTACGTCAAGACCATGGCCAAAGTCTACATCTCCGGTTGGCAAAGGACCATTGGTTAACATGGGGATGGAGTTCAACACTTTACAAACTAGGATAAGCACTAGATCAAGATCAAGAACAGTACATTCAGTGGCAAATGAGAAAAGCTCAAGCCCCTTGAGTCTAAGTCCTCGTCAAAGGTCTACTTCCTTTGTGAGTATACGGAATATACTCAACAAACGATAACAATCACTCTTCCCCcttcattttgttttg includes:
- the ROG3 gene encoding Rog3p (CAGL0K10714g~Ortholog(s) have ubiquitin protein ligase binding activity and role in adaptation of signaling pathway by response to pheromone involved in conjugation with cellular fusion, positive regulation of receptor internalization), with product MTSPDQELLFDIQVDNDRDGGVVLLKGCPDEAASVLLSGNIMLSVKEPIRIKNLSLKLCGKLKLRLPDTNNKRERYYRKVFFEHEWNSFDIHGCTTSSYNSIGPNGSLVHGANDDQNKTMKSLVCRGAKSTTSLHNMAFDSTSSKYYTLIKGNYELPFNIVLPGTLPESIEGIPGVLLTYNLIANLEQMNPTATILCQKHLRVIRTLSADTVELSESVLFTNTWPKKVEYSISVPTKAVAIGSTTPVNILLVPLLKGLKLGSIRMTLIEKYSYGSKSDPKQVEKERKVTQMKIRNPLKELARNVNFQDDEDNSEFKDSWDLQAYLKIPPDLMKCSPDCFTLERIKCRHQIKVVASLINPDNHISELRATLSIQLYVSPYIELFTKPYNSLYVTVEGDENSLKKEHRWSSTPFNQDDRKIFMNSGNNAKINCTSLAHNRSMNGLMAPPNYEMHFYDKLCHDTPVGGSALHSPIHMTNDSIISNEDSLHKLDGTLRDLHLEDRDSDYYSNMNGLSLPTSAGEFNKIDEIQELPSDINLSYFSNDYILKDRDAAKCLSQSSKDSNPDLRKFSRVPSYDMAVLTPTIDEELPPVYSDNPSPVVNTPQSRTAKSFTHEKHHPGLHMNLARCNSAGLGTSRPWPKSTSPVGKGPLVNMGMEFNTLQTRISTRSRSRTVHSVANEKSSSPLSLSPRQRSTSFVSIRNILNKR